In one window of Macadamia integrifolia cultivar HAES 741 chromosome 2, SCU_Mint_v3, whole genome shotgun sequence DNA:
- the LOC122071970 gene encoding uncharacterized protein LOC122071970, which yields MNYCGFQQSSFTPCEEMRSAVYISDRKDAVVCPKPRRLGGFNHVVHDPRPLRWQLSNHQAELCDSTAGSELLDIILTKGGYGAEQSTQVPSSPPFFCGSPPSRATNPLIQDARFGDEKLTSLSPLPAPVSVPTRLSPSPSSSARKGGCARMKFGPKPAAVRVEGFDCLDRDRRNCSIPAVA from the exons ATGAACTATTGCGGCTTCCAACAGAGCTCCTTCACACCCTGCGAAGAGATGAGGAGCGCTGTTTACATCTCTGATCGGAAAGATGCGGTCGTTTGCCCTAAACCTCGGCGACTCGGTGGCTTCAACCATGTGGTTCACGACCCTAGGCCGTTGAGATGGCAGTTGAG CAATCATCAAGCGGAGCTGTGCGATTCGACTGCAGGGTCGGAGCTTCTTGATATTATTCTCACAAAG GGTGGTTATGGTGCAGAACAGTCCACTCAAGTGCCCTCGTCGCCCCCGTTTTTCTGTGGGTCACCGCCGAGCAGGGCCACCAACCCGCTAATCCAGGACGCCCGTTTTGGGGACGAGAAGTTGACCTCCTTGTCGCCGCTGCCGGCACCGGTCTCTGTGCCTACGAGACTTTCACCGTCACCATCATCCTCCGCAAGGAAGGGAGGCTGTGCACGCATGAAATTCGGGCCTAAGCCAGCGGCTGTGAGAGTTGAAGGGTTCGATTGCCTCGACAGGGATAGGCGAAACTGCAGCATCCCGGCCGTAGCCTGA